One window of Mediterraneibacter butyricigenes genomic DNA carries:
- a CDS encoding SbcC/MukB-like Walker B domain-containing protein, whose protein sequence is MKQPKKLFTRMLLNNWGGISHKVLNFHEYVNLFSGKSGSGKSTVMDAIQVLLYGSVSANFLNKAADDSKNKRSVLSYLRGAQKDGTMNRGNIDFCSQIVLEIKDTGSGNVTCIGVVFEVAKQDLQLGKYAFFSHAGEMPENLYLENGVPYSVAQVRKLVEQRAKTEIRRGVGEVNRVYPSKEAYLNAVYDTIFGYVEPGRLMTMEKSAIALRMSNGTGEFIRDYMFPKSKEDTVSTISEQLGAYREIRERVVDLQKRISLLEEIHVADQELLKDQTEQIHINTILKHLNVQSTKVRLEARTEDLKGVQNQVQETENRLQEFLMQQKEKQSELIEVEAKLQASDLGQKEHELKEMERMLRLLSDQSAQWRNLKKGLKRWSTEELVTDYVSNKALQLLDEVEDGTLSKEGFQELKRQLDAALSTIVEELSDVTLSIKERDKLLSEKKEEVEDLRQDRKAYPKELRAARAQLQEALTAQYGRTVQVHILADLFDVTDEKWKNAIEGRLGRIKKSLVTEPACALDAARIFRKMKDSRFEEVDLINTAAIQRDSPSAEENSLYTCVQTDVSYVKWCLKRYLGRIIKCETVEELNQVRDGVTPDCYSYSNYMFRHLRKKDYTRFACIGTKVSKARLRDLEEEIQDLEEKQIGEIQLKQSLQEAQNIENLQRIDAEQFFAMEGASEELEVYYEKEAVLRQEIRELKEGSLIRELNDRKQQLNDAIAKIEKQQEVLRSQLYSFSEKRGEIQKDLSVIRQRLADLMEGFVENSSIRQEMEEALTEKAEPVYRRELEQKSQDLEQKKIHWSDQRQSARTRFNQQYPTYGFDGAEHSNSVYDQILFQCKNDYEPKYLKEFNRQYDMVYHSLRDNVIATIHGEIKAAYRHKREINRMLSKIRFSDSVYQIDVLPTQNENGQFYEMLMAEELDSKVLDHDGFDGQLSLGDDAFFQKYEQKIQLLTEKFMPLREEENGNREQKKKEMERFADYRNYLTFSMYERSVDESGVEKKNYVDDMAGVDSGGEGQNPKYVALLAGFAMLYMQQSSRDSKIRLVLLDEAFSKMDKERSEVCLKYARELELQLIVCVPDERLQSLIRNVDCVYGFRRHKNQVSMMHIDKGEYLEEIEGGNGREENNTENDTGEAGRQ, encoded by the coding sequence GTGAAACAACCGAAGAAACTGTTTACACGGATGTTATTAAATAACTGGGGCGGAATCAGTCATAAAGTACTGAACTTTCATGAATATGTGAATCTGTTTAGCGGAAAAAGCGGATCCGGAAAATCTACGGTAATGGATGCAATCCAGGTTCTTCTTTACGGAAGTGTTTCTGCTAATTTCTTAAATAAGGCGGCAGATGATTCAAAGAACAAGCGAAGTGTGCTGAGTTATCTGCGAGGAGCACAGAAAGACGGAACCATGAACCGTGGGAATATCGACTTCTGTTCTCAGATCGTACTGGAGATTAAAGATACAGGGAGCGGAAATGTAACCTGTATCGGTGTGGTATTTGAGGTGGCAAAACAGGATCTCCAGCTTGGAAAATATGCATTTTTCAGTCACGCCGGAGAAATGCCGGAGAATCTGTATCTGGAAAATGGAGTTCCGTATTCTGTGGCACAGGTGCGAAAACTGGTGGAACAACGAGCAAAAACGGAAATCCGGCGTGGTGTCGGTGAAGTCAACCGGGTCTATCCATCCAAAGAAGCGTACCTGAATGCCGTCTACGATACGATTTTTGGTTATGTGGAACCGGGACGTCTGATGACCATGGAGAAAAGTGCGATTGCTCTTCGTATGAGCAATGGTACGGGAGAATTTATCCGGGACTATATGTTTCCAAAGAGTAAAGAGGATACGGTATCGACCATCAGCGAGCAGTTGGGAGCTTACCGGGAAATTCGGGAGAGAGTGGTAGATCTGCAAAAACGGATCAGTCTTCTGGAAGAGATTCATGTAGCAGACCAGGAACTGTTAAAAGACCAGACCGAGCAGATTCATATCAATACAATCCTAAAACATCTGAATGTCCAAAGTACCAAAGTAAGACTGGAGGCAAGAACCGAGGATCTGAAAGGAGTGCAGAATCAGGTTCAGGAGACAGAAAACAGACTGCAGGAATTTTTAATGCAGCAAAAAGAGAAACAATCTGAGTTGATCGAGGTGGAAGCAAAGTTACAGGCCAGTGACCTGGGGCAAAAAGAACATGAATTAAAAGAAATGGAACGGATGCTTCGTCTGCTTTCGGATCAGTCGGCTCAGTGGCGAAACTTAAAAAAAGGCTTAAAGCGTTGGTCAACAGAAGAACTGGTGACGGATTATGTAAGCAACAAAGCCCTTCAACTGTTGGATGAAGTGGAAGATGGAACACTTTCAAAGGAGGGCTTTCAGGAACTGAAACGACAGTTGGATGCGGCATTAAGCACGATAGTGGAAGAATTGTCTGATGTCACGTTGAGCATAAAGGAACGGGACAAACTGCTCAGTGAAAAGAAGGAGGAGGTAGAGGATTTAAGACAGGATCGGAAGGCTTATCCGAAGGAATTAAGAGCGGCACGCGCCCAGTTGCAGGAGGCGTTGACTGCTCAATATGGTCGAACAGTGCAGGTTCATATTCTGGCAGATCTCTTCGATGTGACCGATGAAAAGTGGAAAAATGCGATTGAAGGTCGCTTGGGACGGATCAAGAAAAGTCTGGTGACAGAGCCGGCCTGTGCATTGGATGCTGCCCGGATCTTTCGGAAAATGAAGGACAGTCGTTTTGAGGAAGTGGATCTGATCAATACGGCTGCGATTCAACGGGATTCTCCGTCAGCGGAAGAAAACTCCCTGTATACATGTGTACAAACTGATGTTTCCTACGTGAAATGGTGTCTGAAACGTTATCTGGGACGGATCATCAAATGTGAGACAGTAGAAGAACTGAATCAGGTGAGAGATGGAGTTACACCGGACTGTTATTCTTACAGTAACTACATGTTCCGGCATTTGCGAAAAAAAGATTATACCAGATTTGCGTGTATCGGAACTAAAGTCTCGAAAGCTCGTCTGAGAGATCTGGAAGAGGAGATTCAGGATTTGGAAGAAAAGCAGATTGGAGAAATTCAGTTAAAACAGAGTCTGCAGGAAGCTCAGAATATCGAAAATCTCCAGAGAATCGATGCTGAACAGTTTTTCGCAATGGAGGGGGCCTCAGAGGAACTGGAAGTTTATTATGAGAAAGAAGCGGTGCTTCGACAGGAAATCCGGGAGCTGAAAGAAGGAAGTTTGATTCGAGAACTGAATGACCGCAAACAGCAGCTTAACGATGCGATTGCAAAGATTGAAAAACAGCAGGAAGTATTAAGATCACAACTCTATTCCTTCAGCGAGAAACGGGGCGAGATTCAAAAGGATCTGTCGGTTATTAGGCAACGTCTTGCAGATCTGATGGAAGGATTTGTGGAAAATTCATCCATCCGCCAGGAAATGGAAGAAGCACTGACAGAAAAGGCAGAACCTGTTTACAGAAGAGAACTGGAACAGAAAAGCCAGGATCTGGAACAGAAAAAGATTCACTGGTCTGATCAGCGCCAGAGCGCCAGAACCAGATTTAATCAGCAATATCCGACTTATGGTTTTGACGGGGCAGAACACAGTAACAGCGTGTATGATCAGATTCTATTCCAATGTAAGAACGACTATGAGCCGAAATATCTGAAAGAATTCAACCGACAGTATGATATGGTCTACCATTCGCTTAGGGATAATGTGATCGCGACCATTCACGGGGAGATCAAAGCGGCTTACCGGCACAAACGGGAGATCAACCGGATGCTTTCGAAGATTCGGTTCTCGGACAGTGTATATCAGATTGATGTGCTTCCGACACAGAATGAAAACGGGCAGTTCTATGAGATGCTGATGGCGGAAGAACTGGACAGCAAAGTGCTGGATCATGATGGCTTTGACGGACAGCTCAGTCTGGGGGATGATGCATTCTTCCAAAAATATGAGCAGAAGATCCAGTTGCTGACCGAGAAATTCATGCCGCTTCGTGAAGAAGAAAACGGAAATCGGGAACAGAAGAAAAAAGAGATGGAACGTTTTGCAGATTATCGAAATTATCTGACCTTCAGCATGTATGAGCGTTCCGTGGATGAAAGCGGAGTTGAAAAGAAGAACTATGTAGATGATATGGCAGGCGTAGATTCCGGTGGAGAAGGTCAGAACCCGAAATATGTGGCCCTTCTTGCAGGATTTGCTATGCTTTACATGCAGCAGAGCAGCCGGGATTCCAAGATTCGCCTGGTACTTCTGGATGAGGCATTTTCCAAGATGGACAAGGAGCGGAGTGAGGTCTGCCTGAAATACGCCAGAGAACTGGAATTGCAGTTGATCGTCTGTGTGCCAGATGAACGTTTGCAGTCGTTGATTCGAAACGTGGATTGTGTCTACGGCTTCAGACGGCATAAGAATCAGGTCTCTATGATGCATATTGACAAGGGAGAGTACCTGGAGGAGATTGAGGGCGGAAATGGCAGAGAAGAAAATAACACAGAAAACGATACAGGCGAAGCAGGCAGACAGTGA
- a CDS encoding Wadjet anti-phage system protein JetD domain-containing protein codes for MAEKKITQKTIQAKQADSEKRFALWLIGKANTASYRAGSGKNGSIHPKINGKVYEAVGGRNACRQQAKTLAKEGLLRLDPPVLTDLMELKAIHFDLSDMPRLCEWVGIADPKKQQEIQIEKIQTFQEEVSDTFLYGYYEDILERLRTGQLVKDPNLGDELFFHFLNAMAKNESSIWKRVFSAYISGSSKIFEQNYEKRVCTVLRLSPLYEEGMENEDLLKAYGILTYSQTLEWKGALVYRLDKTKHSGDVSVLTCADTGVIDTSENVWGTVLNAQTLEHSECIELPGVKQILIIENKANYEAMPYRKDTLYLYCHGFFSPKEISFLKKIPEIYPEMNVFHWGDMDYGGMRIFEFNRTRLFPRLKPWKMDTETYEKALSDGAGIDLNEEKRKKLEQFETEMLRDLKESILKYGKEIEQERLLLRKKISDLTEDGQECPSSVL; via the coding sequence ATGGCAGAGAAGAAAATAACACAGAAAACGATACAGGCGAAGCAGGCAGACAGTGAGAAGCGTTTTGCGCTCTGGCTGATCGGAAAAGCGAATACGGCTTCCTATCGAGCTGGATCGGGAAAGAATGGTTCGATCCATCCAAAAATAAATGGAAAAGTTTATGAAGCAGTTGGTGGACGAAATGCATGCCGGCAACAGGCAAAAACGCTGGCAAAAGAAGGTCTGCTTCGACTGGATCCCCCGGTTCTGACGGATTTAATGGAGTTGAAAGCAATTCATTTTGATCTCTCAGATATGCCCCGGCTATGTGAATGGGTTGGAATTGCGGATCCGAAGAAGCAACAGGAGATACAGATTGAAAAAATTCAGACTTTTCAGGAAGAAGTAAGTGATACATTTTTATACGGATATTATGAGGATATTTTGGAACGCCTGAGAACAGGGCAGCTTGTAAAAGACCCGAATCTGGGAGATGAGCTTTTCTTTCACTTTTTAAATGCTATGGCAAAGAATGAAAGTAGTATCTGGAAACGTGTATTTAGCGCTTATATCAGTGGTTCTTCTAAAATTTTTGAACAAAATTATGAAAAAAGAGTTTGTACAGTGCTTAGGTTATCTCCTCTTTATGAGGAGGGAATGGAAAATGAAGATTTGCTGAAAGCGTATGGAATATTGACTTATTCACAGACGTTGGAATGGAAAGGCGCGTTGGTATATCGTTTAGACAAAACAAAACATTCGGGAGATGTTTCTGTCTTAACATGCGCTGATACAGGTGTTATTGACACATCGGAAAATGTATGGGGAACGGTTTTAAATGCTCAGACTCTGGAACATTCAGAATGTATAGAGCTTCCGGGCGTGAAACAGATCTTAATCATAGAAAATAAGGCAAATTACGAAGCAATGCCGTATCGAAAGGATACATTGTATTTGTATTGCCATGGATTTTTTTCACCAAAAGAGATTTCCTTTTTGAAAAAAATTCCAGAAATTTATCCGGAAATGAACGTGTTCCATTGGGGCGATATGGACTACGGCGGAATGAGGATTTTTGAGTTTAATAGAACCCGACTTTTCCCACGGTTGAAACCGTGGAAAATGGATACAGAAACGTATGAAAAAGCATTAAGTGATGGAGCTGGAATTGATCTGAATGAAGAGAAAAGAAAAAAGTTAGAACAATTTGAGACAGAGATGCTGAGAGATTTGAAAGAATCTATTTTGAAATATGGAAAAGAAATTGAACAGGAACGTCTCTTATTGAGAAAAAAGATAAGTGATCTGACGGAAGATGGGCAGGAATGCCCATCTTCTGTGTTATAA
- a CDS encoding TIGR03960 family B12-binding radical SAM protein, whose translation MRKLALSDEILMKIEKPARYIGGEVNSVMKTRDIPIRFAMCFPDVMEIGMSHLGIQILYDMFNKREDVWCERVYSPWTDLHKIMKEEQIPLFALESQDPIKEFDFLGITLQYEMCYTNILQILDLSGIHVYNHDRDENEPIVIGGGPCTYNPEPIADFFDIFYIGEGETVYDDLLDLYKECKASGKRRLEFLELAAEIPGLYVPMFYDVTYKEDGTIQSFVPDNSHAKPTIQKQVVMDMTGATYPEKPVVPFIKATQDRVVLEIQRGCIRGCRFCQAGMLYRPTRERDVNKLKEYARVMLKNTGHEEISLSSLSSSDYQELEELVTFLIEEFKDQSINISLPSLRIDAFSLDVMSKVQDVKKSSLTFAPEAGSQRMRNVINKGLTEEDILGGAGQAFEGGWNKVKLYFMLGLPNETEEDMKEIARLADRVARRYYEIPKEQRHGKCQITASSSFFVPKPFTPFQWAPMCHAEEYIRRASIVKHEFQEQLNRKSLKYNWHEADVTVLEGVFARGDRRVGKVIEEAYRLGCLFDSWSESFDNDLWMKAFENTGVDLDFYTMRTRDLDEIFPWDFIDIGVTKEFMKREWERANQGIVTPNCRQGCSGCGAGRYKGGVCVESKN comes from the coding sequence ATGAGAAAACTGGCACTTAGTGATGAAATTTTAATGAAGATCGAAAAGCCTGCCCGCTATATTGGTGGAGAGGTGAATTCGGTGATGAAAACAAGAGACATTCCGATTCGCTTTGCGATGTGTTTTCCAGATGTAATGGAAATCGGAATGTCTCATCTTGGTATACAGATTTTATATGATATGTTTAATAAGCGGGAAGATGTGTGGTGTGAACGGGTATATTCCCCGTGGACAGATCTGCATAAGATTATGAAGGAAGAACAGATTCCGCTGTTCGCACTGGAATCCCAGGATCCGATTAAAGAATTTGATTTTCTGGGGATCACACTTCAGTATGAAATGTGCTACACCAACATTTTGCAAATTCTGGATTTGAGCGGAATACATGTATACAATCATGATCGTGATGAAAATGAACCGATCGTAATTGGTGGGGGCCCCTGTACCTATAACCCGGAACCGATTGCGGATTTCTTTGATATCTTCTATATAGGAGAAGGGGAAACAGTCTATGATGATCTTCTGGATCTGTATAAGGAATGTAAAGCAAGCGGAAAGCGCCGATTGGAATTTCTGGAACTGGCGGCTGAGATCCCGGGCCTTTATGTTCCGATGTTTTATGATGTAACCTATAAGGAAGATGGTACGATCCAGTCTTTTGTTCCCGACAATTCTCACGCAAAACCGACGATTCAGAAGCAGGTGGTTATGGATATGACCGGTGCCACCTATCCGGAGAAGCCGGTAGTTCCTTTTATTAAAGCTACGCAGGACAGAGTGGTTCTGGAGATTCAGAGAGGCTGTATTCGTGGATGCAGATTCTGTCAGGCAGGAATGCTTTATCGCCCGACCAGGGAACGAGATGTCAATAAGCTGAAAGAATATGCGCGTGTGATGTTGAAGAACACCGGACATGAGGAAATCTCTCTGAGTTCGTTAAGTTCCAGTGACTATCAGGAACTGGAAGAACTGGTTACATTTTTGATCGAGGAGTTTAAGGATCAGAGCATCAACATCTCATTACCATCTCTTCGAATCGATGCGTTTTCTCTGGATGTGATGAGTAAGGTGCAGGATGTGAAGAAGAGCAGTCTGACCTTTGCACCGGAAGCTGGATCTCAGAGAATGCGAAATGTAATCAATAAAGGATTAACGGAAGAAGATATTCTTGGAGGAGCCGGTCAGGCGTTCGAAGGTGGCTGGAATAAAGTGAAACTTTATTTTATGCTGGGACTTCCGAATGAAACAGAAGAAGATATGAAAGAAATTGCCAGACTGGCAGATCGTGTAGCGAGAAGATATTACGAGATTCCGAAAGAACAGCGTCATGGAAAATGTCAGATTACGGCCAGTTCTTCTTTCTTTGTGCCGAAGCCGTTTACGCCGTTCCAGTGGGCACCGATGTGTCATGCGGAAGAATATATCCGGCGGGCTTCGATCGTAAAACATGAATTCCAGGAGCAGTTGAACCGGAAAAGCCTGAAATATAACTGGCATGAGGCAGATGTAACGGTTTTAGAGGGCGTGTTTGCCCGTGGAGATCGACGCGTCGGGAAAGTGATCGAGGAGGCGTATCGTCTGGGGTGTCTGTTTGATTCCTGGAGCGAATCTTTTGACAATGATCTTTGGATGAAGGCTTTTGAAAATACCGGTGTGGATCTGGATTTTTATACAATGAGAACCAGAGATCTGGATGAGATCTTCCCGTGGGATTTTATCGATATCGGAGTCACAAAAGAGTTTATGAAACGAGAATGGGAACGGGCAAATCAGGGGATTGTAACCCCGAATTGCCGACAGGGCTGTTCGGGCTGCGGAGCCGGAAGATACAAAGGAGGTGTCTGTGTTGAAAGCAAGAATTAA
- a CDS encoding FtsX-like permease family protein: MVLYNSGSLSFHEREKELATLKVMGMRSKRIRHLMTVQNIWLSLIGLLLGIPFGNVSLNAMMNSNGENFDYALSLPIRGYVVSGALVLLVSMLVSFMFSKRIRTLDMVDVLKGTE, encoded by the coding sequence GTGGTTCTGTATAACTCGGGTTCTCTGTCCTTCCATGAAAGAGAGAAAGAACTGGCGACGTTAAAGGTGATGGGAATGCGATCCAAACGGATCCGGCATCTTATGACTGTTCAGAATATCTGGCTGTCGCTGATAGGACTGCTGCTTGGAATTCCGTTCGGAAATGTATCCCTAAATGCGATGATGAACAGTAACGGAGAGAATTTTGACTATGCACTTTCGCTTCCGATCAGAGGCTATGTGGTTTCCGGAGCACTTGTACTGCTGGTTTCCATGCTGGTAAGCTTTATGTTCTCCAAACGGATCCGTACGCTGGATATGGTGGATGTGTTGAAAGGAACTGAATAA
- a CDS encoding ABC transporter ATP-binding protein has protein sequence MIGGVDQPTEGKVLIDGKEVSSMNDRQLSDFRADEIGFIFQFYNLIPRLTAYENVALTRSIVKHAKDADEMLEAVGLMEHRDKFPSQLSGGEQQRISIARALAKNPKIILGDEPTGALDSETGVIVLKMLQNVCKEQHHTVILVTHNADIAKCADKVIRMKNGKILEITENEHPLPMEEVEW, from the coding sequence ATGATAGGAGGGGTGGATCAGCCTACCGAAGGGAAAGTCCTGATTGACGGAAAAGAAGTTTCCTCAATGAATGACAGGCAGCTGTCAGATTTTCGGGCAGATGAAATCGGCTTCATTTTTCAGTTCTATAATCTGATTCCAAGGCTGACTGCTTATGAAAATGTGGCATTGACAAGAAGCATCGTGAAACATGCAAAGGATGCGGACGAAATGCTGGAGGCGGTTGGCTTAATGGAGCATAGGGATAAATTTCCGTCCCAGTTGTCCGGTGGGGAACAGCAGAGAATTTCCATTGCCAGAGCTCTTGCGAAAAATCCGAAGATCATTCTTGGAGACGAACCGACCGGAGCACTGGATTCCGAAACTGGTGTGATCGTCCTGAAAATGCTTCAGAATGTATGCAAAGAACAGCACCATACGGTTATTCTTGTTACACACAACGCCGACATTGCGAAATGTGCCGATAAAGTGATCCGAATGAAGAATGGAAAGATCCTGGAAATCACGGAGAATGAACATCCACTTCCGATGGAGGAGGTGGAGTGGTAA
- a CDS encoding ABC transporter permease, with protein sequence MLIRKTFRDFRKNFGTFFSVFLLSGLAIALFCTFEGHVLSQHVAREEFHKECRLSDIWVYGEGFTQKQLQKVRDLDFVEDAQLRTSLKGSAPDYDGVQVDLYLEDENVVNTPYYIEGEPFDPQDKDGIWIANAFAKRRNLSVGDSFTIEYEGMTFTRTIKGLIESSEYEFRQADSDVDTFLENIVIVYMSYNAFPDPGYLSYVMTLGNTMPYTEMVIRTTDAGGLAHEKELKTVLGKNYAAMIERDSVPGLARLDSELDQHQAFSYVFVLIFVGISVLVIATSMSRMVERERTQIGTMNALGMKRWKVVLHYISFSLIVSTAGALLGLLLGVTWLCPLMMKIFAQWYIVPGLHSMFHLTYLLILLLVVGASTLSAWLSCRKVLKIKPSEALRPAAPRKGKHCLFEKLPGWNNFSFTVQYNLRDISRAKLRALMCVIGTCVGMLLMVYGVGCNRLVDTMLDLNNEIEDMVPGKIAVSRKLAEDLDIQVGDKIYWHLYSKNDWYEGTVGVIYRNSDAQGITYFRQS encoded by the coding sequence ATGCTGATCAGAAAAACATTTCGTGACTTTCGGAAGAATTTTGGAACATTTTTCTCTGTGTTCCTGTTGTCCGGACTTGCGATTGCTTTGTTCTGTACCTTTGAAGGACATGTACTTTCACAGCATGTTGCCAGAGAAGAATTTCATAAAGAATGCCGTTTGTCCGATATCTGGGTTTACGGAGAGGGATTTACCCAAAAACAACTCCAGAAGGTACGGGATCTGGACTTTGTGGAAGACGCACAGCTTCGTACTTCATTAAAGGGAAGTGCGCCAGACTATGACGGAGTACAGGTAGATCTTTATCTGGAAGATGAAAACGTGGTTAACACGCCTTATTATATAGAAGGAGAGCCTTTTGATCCACAGGATAAGGATGGAATCTGGATCGCAAATGCATTTGCAAAGCGGAGAAATCTGTCGGTGGGTGATTCCTTCACAATTGAATATGAGGGAATGACGTTTACCAGAACGATCAAGGGTCTGATCGAGAGTTCGGAATATGAATTTCGACAGGCAGACAGTGATGTTGACACATTTCTGGAGAATATCGTGATTGTATACATGTCGTACAATGCATTTCCGGATCCGGGATATTTAAGTTATGTGATGACTCTGGGCAATACCATGCCTTATACGGAGATGGTAATTCGTACCACCGACGCCGGCGGACTTGCCCATGAAAAAGAACTGAAAACTGTGCTGGGAAAGAATTATGCTGCAATGATCGAACGGGATTCTGTTCCGGGGCTTGCCAGACTGGACAGTGAACTGGATCAGCATCAGGCATTCTCCTATGTTTTTGTATTGATTTTTGTCGGAATTTCGGTTCTGGTGATTGCGACATCTATGAGTAGGATGGTGGAACGGGAGAGAACGCAGATCGGTACCATGAATGCGTTGGGAATGAAACGCTGGAAGGTAGTGCTTCATTATATCAGTTTCAGTCTGATCGTTTCTACGGCCGGGGCACTGCTTGGATTGCTTCTGGGTGTTACCTGGTTGTGTCCGCTGATGATGAAGATCTTTGCACAGTGGTATATTGTTCCGGGGCTGCACTCGATGTTCCATCTGACCTATCTTTTGATTCTGCTTCTTGTGGTGGGTGCAAGTACACTTTCTGCCTGGCTTAGCTGCAGGAAGGTTCTGAAGATCAAGCCGTCGGAGGCTCTTAGACCGGCAGCTCCTCGAAAAGGAAAGCACTGCCTGTTTGAAAAACTGCCCGGATGGAATAATTTTTCTTTTACCGTGCAGTACAATCTGCGGGATATTTCCAGAGCGAAGCTGCGTGCACTGATGTGTGTGATCGGTACCTGTGTGGGAATGCTTCTGATGGTTTACGGAGTGGGATGTAACCGGTTGGTAGACACCATGTTGGATCTGAATAACGAAATAGAAGACATGGTTCCGGGAAAGATAGCTGTCAGCCGGAAACTTGCAGAGGATCTGGACATACAGGTAGGAGATAAGATTTACTGGCATCTGTATTCTAAAAATGACTGGTATGAGGGAACGGTTGGAGTGATCTACCGGAATTCAGATGCGCAGGGAATCACATATTTTCGACAATCCTGA
- a CDS encoding DUF4194 domain-containing protein, with amino-acid sequence MSAYLEELSVTEAEQLKKTIQALFRQTCILQVKYDPATLTPRDNPYYEVCTRHRNFIEDYLSVLDCELKHDSQEHIYRISGEGVITEKLNLTTTIIILLTKLIYRDKIMGEGLKAPVTTWEELRSYGRNTNLITRKLTAKEWKDALTLMRIHQMIDVPGAVQDIEDDTPIYIYSTIHLFVTAGDIRKLLKEYQENTEYEQHVIQETKHTDEESDGVEKEEQGETTEETVYTDVIK; translated from the coding sequence ATGTCAGCCTATTTAGAAGAATTATCCGTAACAGAAGCGGAACAGTTAAAAAAGACCATACAGGCACTGTTCCGGCAGACCTGTATTTTGCAGGTGAAATATGATCCGGCGACATTGACACCGCGGGATAATCCGTATTATGAAGTATGTACCAGACACCGGAATTTTATTGAGGACTATCTTTCTGTACTGGACTGCGAGTTGAAGCATGATTCGCAGGAACACATTTACCGGATCAGTGGAGAAGGTGTCATCACTGAAAAACTGAATCTGACCACTACGATCATTATTCTCCTGACAAAATTAATCTATCGGGATAAGATTATGGGGGAGGGCCTGAAAGCGCCGGTTACAACCTGGGAAGAACTGAGATCCTATGGAAGAAATACCAATCTGATCACCAGAAAATTGACGGCAAAGGAATGGAAAGACGCTCTGACTTTAATGCGAATCCATCAGATGATCGATGTGCCCGGAGCGGTGCAGGACATAGAGGATGATACGCCGATTTACATTTACAGTACGATCCATCTTTTTGTGACAGCGGGAGATATTCGGAAACTTTTGAAAGAGTATCAGGAAAATACGGAGTATGAGCAGCATGTGATTCAGGAAACAAAACATACGGATGAGGAATCGGATGGAGTGGAAAAGGAGGAACAAGGTGAAACAACCGAAGAAACTGTTTACACGGATGTTATTAAATAA